In Chitinophagales bacterium, a genomic segment contains:
- a CDS encoding DUF4295 family protein, with amino-acid sequence MAKVSKNAKTNRQAQEGSKDYVKVILSAKSPKTGAYQFREKIVHKDLVKDYIAGKSK; translated from the coding sequence ATGGCTAAGGTATCAAAAAACGCAAAGACCAATCGTCAAGCACAAGAAGGATCTAAAGATTATGTAAAAGTAATCCTAAGCGCTAAGTCTCCAAAGACAGGTGCATATCAGTTTAGAGAAAAAATCGTTCACAAAGATTTAGTAAAGGACTATATCGCTGGAAAAAGCAAATAA
- the rpmG gene encoding 50S ribosomal protein L33 gives MAKKAKGNRIQVILECTEHKESGQPGVSRYITVKNRKNTPDRIELKKFNPILKRYTVHKEIK, from the coding sequence ATGGCAAAAAAGGCAAAAGGCAATAGAATTCAAGTGATATTGGAGTGCACAGAGCACAAAGAATCTGGTCAACCAGGTGTATCACGATATATAACAGTAAAAAATAGAAAAAATACTCCCGATAGAATTGAGTTGAAAAAGTTCAATCCTATTTTGAAGAGATATACCGTTCACAAAGAAATTAAATAA
- the rpmB gene encoding 50S ribosomal protein L28 has protein sequence MSRICDLTGKKPLSGHYVSHSNVKTNRKFYPNLQVKKFFVPELEQWIKLKVCNAALRTIDKKGIYQYLKELEAKGDILVK, from the coding sequence ATGAGCAGAATTTGTGATTTAACAGGAAAGAAACCATTGAGTGGGCACTATGTGTCGCATTCCAATGTAAAAACGAATAGAAAATTTTATCCTAATCTTCAGGTCAAGAAATTTTTCGTACCAGAGCTTGAGCAGTGGATAAAATTGAAAGTTTGTAATGCAGCTTTGAGAACAATTGACAAAAAAGGAATTTATCAGTATCTAAAAGAGTTAGAAGCTAAGGGCGATATTTTGGTAAAATAG
- a CDS encoding helix-turn-helix transcriptional regulator → MKYNSVKDPIRIYNEILGGKWRLLILYQLFSTTQRFKDLQQNIDGITPRMLTKELRSLEKYNLVEKEVYREVPPRVEYSLTDDGVKLFPLIENIKRFGETFAYLLNEGERPENEVEDIWMVNEEAVEFELPKSDIKPNHIEETTKVLLDKIEGPIYKSLIEKPIKVKKVKPAKIQEEDKKIVQLELF, encoded by the coding sequence ATGAAATATAATTCGGTAAAAGATCCCATACGTATATATAACGAAATATTAGGAGGTAAATGGCGATTGCTAATTTTATATCAGCTATTTTCCACTACACAGCGTTTCAAAGACCTACAGCAAAACATAGATGGTATCACACCTAGAATGCTGACCAAGGAGCTTCGTAGCTTGGAAAAATACAATTTGGTTGAAAAAGAAGTTTATCGTGAAGTACCGCCAAGAGTCGAGTATTCACTGACAGATGATGGTGTTAAACTATTTCCTCTGATAGAAAATATCAAACGCTTTGGAGAAACTTTTGCCTACTTGTTAAATGAGGGTGAGCGGCCAGAAAACGAGGTAGAAGATATCTGGATGGTCAATGAAGAAGCGGTAGAATTTGAACTGCCAAAATCAGATATAAAGCCCAATCATATAGAAGAAACAACAAAAGTTTTATTAGACAAAATAGAAGGCCCAATCTACAAATCGCTTATCGAAAAACCGATCAAAGTAAAAAAAGTAAAGCCTGCAAAAATACAAGAAGAGGACAAGAAAATAGTGCAGTTGGAATTGTTTTAG